One stretch of Roseimicrobium sp. ORNL1 DNA includes these proteins:
- a CDS encoding coproporphyrinogen-III oxidase family protein, giving the protein MSAVDEIPLTHLSDKKSHHATEAGNYFVANYPPFSFWQKEQAFAVEKVLDSPAPKDIPLGLYFHIPFCRKRCHFCYFRVYTDKNASEIRRYIHAGMEEFTRYAARPYLQGRKPLFVYFGGGTPSYLSVPQLQELTNRMKDLMPWDEAQEVAFEAEPGTLNEKKLEAIREIGVTRLSLGVEHFEDHILESNGRAHRSGEIDRAYRFARSLGFEHINIDLIAGMMNDTTELWQKAVAKAVEMQPDCVTIYQMEVPYNTGIYKQMKEEGKVTAPVADWETKRAWVSYAFDEFVKAGYTVTSAYTVVKNPDKIKFVYRDALWEGADLLPLGVASFGHLGGIHLQNQADILPYIDTIEKGGSAIFRAYATSPDERFIREFILKLKLGQSRPSYYKAKFGEDVLTRFAPQLNWLVQEGFAVIGDDLITLTRDGLLQVDRLLHEFFMPHHRHARYT; this is encoded by the coding sequence ATGTCTGCTGTCGACGAAATCCCCCTGACCCACCTTTCCGACAAGAAGTCCCACCACGCCACGGAGGCAGGGAACTACTTTGTGGCGAACTACCCGCCCTTCTCCTTCTGGCAGAAGGAACAGGCCTTCGCCGTGGAAAAGGTGCTGGACTCCCCTGCTCCCAAGGACATCCCGCTGGGACTGTACTTCCACATCCCCTTCTGCCGGAAGCGCTGCCACTTCTGCTACTTCCGCGTGTACACGGACAAGAACGCATCCGAAATCCGCCGCTACATCCACGCGGGCATGGAGGAGTTCACCCGGTATGCGGCGCGCCCGTATCTGCAGGGCCGCAAGCCGCTCTTCGTCTACTTTGGCGGCGGCACTCCCTCCTACCTCTCGGTACCGCAGCTCCAGGAACTCACCAACCGCATGAAGGATCTCATGCCGTGGGACGAGGCCCAGGAAGTTGCCTTCGAAGCCGAGCCCGGCACGCTGAATGAGAAGAAGCTGGAAGCCATCCGCGAGATTGGCGTGACCCGACTGAGCCTCGGCGTCGAGCACTTCGAAGATCACATCCTGGAGTCGAATGGTCGCGCGCACCGCAGCGGTGAAATCGACCGCGCCTACCGCTTCGCCCGCAGCCTGGGCTTTGAGCACATCAACATCGACCTCATCGCGGGGATGATGAATGACACCACCGAGTTGTGGCAGAAGGCCGTGGCGAAGGCGGTGGAAATGCAGCCCGACTGCGTGACCATCTACCAGATGGAGGTGCCGTATAACACCGGCATCTACAAGCAGATGAAGGAAGAGGGCAAGGTCACCGCGCCCGTGGCCGACTGGGAAACGAAGCGCGCGTGGGTATCGTACGCCTTCGATGAATTTGTGAAGGCCGGCTACACCGTGACCAGCGCGTACACCGTGGTGAAGAACCCCGACAAGATCAAATTTGTGTACCGCGATGCACTATGGGAAGGCGCCGACCTCCTGCCTCTCGGTGTCGCCTCCTTCGGTCACCTCGGTGGTATCCACCTGCAGAACCAGGCGGACATCCTGCCGTACATCGATACGATTGAGAAAGGCGGCAGCGCCATCTTCCGCGCCTATGCCACCAGCCCTGATGAACGCTTCATCCGCGAGTTCATCCTGAAGCTGAAGCTGGGCCAGTCCCGCCCCAGTTACTACAAGGCCAAGTTCGGCGAGGACGTGCTGACGCGCTTCGCTCCGCAGCTGAACTGGCTGGTGCAGGAGGGCTTCGCCGTCATTGGCGACGACCTGATCACCCTCACGCGTGATGGCCTCTTGCAGGTGGATCGTCTGCTGCACGAGTTCTTCATGCCGCACCACCGCCACGCTCGTTACACGTAA
- the ileS gene encoding isoleucine--tRNA ligase codes for MSDKKPEKAKTKEKEAPNPYKDSLHLPVTEFPMRASLTEREPQRLAQWEAANVYERIQERRKGNKKFVLHDGPPFANGDVHMGTALNKVLKDLVVKSKSMLGYYAPFVPGWDCHGLPIEFRVVKESAGLSPVEIRRKSEEYARKYIDIQRESFKRLGVFGTWEKPYLTLDPAYEADIIRTFAKFVEQDLIYRSKRPVIWSYGAGTALAEAEVEYKDKTSPAIYVAFNLVDSPSLPAELKGASMVIWTTTPWTLPANLGIALHAEFGYIVGDFANAAGETRKLVVYKDLLGEFTAKTGFTLAKEHASLKGSAFAGLQAQHPFLDRTSKVINTDFVTADTGTGQVHIAPGHGQDDYLAGKAHGMEIFSPVDDKGHYTSEVGLPDLVGKHVFQSNEPIITLLGEKGALLGRENYVHQYPHCWRSKTPIIFRAVEQFFIKVDAIRGKALEEIDKVQWLPAWARNRIFGTVESRPDWCISRQRTWGVPLPAFYAKDGSVILTADLACKVADIFEKEGTNAWFEKDDATWAQMLGLPEGTTRGVDTLDVWIDSGCSHVAVLDRHPELGAPADLYLEATDQHRGWFQSSLMVSVVARGTAPYKSVITHGFVVDTSGAKISKSDQGTNKNAKPMTASHYYNKYGADLVRLWAASVDYQNEVPFSEQLFEQSTQNYRSIRNTLRVLLGNLNGFDAKKDAVGKEQFTLLDRWILERLHRVTKECRDAYDAFEFRKVFNALNQFCTVDLSSLYIDITKDRLYCDRLDSPRRRATQTAMHRITESLCLLLAPILAFTADETWGYLGKTESVHVEEFPQPDPDFAGEEASAAVEDLLKVRAVIQQSIEKARQEKRIGANLEAVVNVTLPEEGFSNEVFKDSGALEEFFILSVLKLTREPKAELFAEVLNSPHQKCARCWKYLPSVGTQSHADLCDRCEGAVS; via the coding sequence ATGAGCGACAAGAAGCCTGAGAAAGCCAAAACCAAGGAGAAGGAAGCCCCTAATCCTTACAAGGACAGCCTGCACCTGCCGGTGACGGAGTTCCCCATGCGCGCCAGCCTCACGGAGAGGGAGCCGCAGCGCCTTGCGCAGTGGGAAGCCGCCAATGTCTATGAGCGCATTCAGGAGCGCCGAAAGGGGAACAAGAAATTCGTGCTGCACGATGGCCCGCCCTTCGCCAATGGCGACGTGCACATGGGCACCGCCCTGAACAAAGTGCTCAAGGACCTCGTCGTGAAGTCCAAGAGCATGCTGGGCTACTACGCCCCCTTCGTGCCCGGTTGGGACTGCCATGGTCTGCCGATCGAGTTCCGCGTGGTGAAGGAGAGCGCCGGTCTGAGCCCGGTGGAAATCCGTCGCAAGTCGGAGGAATACGCGCGGAAGTACATCGACATCCAGCGCGAGAGCTTCAAGCGCCTCGGTGTCTTTGGCACTTGGGAGAAGCCCTACCTCACGCTCGACCCGGCGTATGAGGCGGACATCATCCGCACCTTCGCGAAGTTCGTGGAGCAGGACCTCATCTACCGGAGCAAGCGCCCGGTGATCTGGAGCTATGGCGCCGGTACCGCCCTCGCGGAGGCTGAGGTGGAGTACAAGGACAAGACCTCCCCTGCCATCTACGTGGCCTTCAACCTCGTGGACTCCCCTTCCCTGCCTGCAGAGCTGAAGGGCGCCTCGATGGTCATCTGGACCACCACGCCGTGGACGCTGCCCGCGAACCTGGGCATCGCACTGCACGCCGAGTTTGGCTACATCGTGGGCGACTTCGCCAACGCTGCCGGCGAGACGCGCAAACTAGTGGTGTACAAGGATCTGCTCGGTGAATTCACCGCGAAGACCGGCTTCACGCTGGCGAAGGAACATGCCTCACTGAAGGGCAGCGCCTTTGCGGGACTGCAAGCGCAACACCCCTTCCTCGACCGCACGTCGAAGGTCATCAACACCGACTTCGTCACCGCAGACACGGGTACCGGCCAGGTACACATCGCTCCTGGTCATGGTCAGGATGACTACCTTGCGGGCAAAGCGCATGGCATGGAGATCTTCTCGCCCGTGGATGACAAAGGTCACTACACCAGCGAGGTGGGTTTGCCCGACCTCGTGGGCAAGCACGTGTTCCAGTCGAACGAACCCATCATCACCCTGCTGGGTGAGAAGGGCGCGCTGCTGGGCCGTGAGAACTACGTGCACCAGTATCCGCACTGCTGGCGTTCGAAGACGCCGATCATCTTCCGCGCGGTGGAACAGTTCTTCATCAAGGTGGATGCCATCCGTGGCAAAGCCCTTGAGGAAATCGACAAGGTGCAGTGGCTGCCCGCATGGGCACGCAACCGTATCTTCGGCACCGTGGAATCCCGCCCCGACTGGTGCATCAGCCGCCAGCGCACCTGGGGTGTGCCGCTGCCTGCCTTCTACGCGAAGGATGGCTCGGTCATCCTCACGGCGGATCTCGCCTGCAAGGTGGCAGACATCTTTGAAAAGGAAGGCACCAACGCGTGGTTCGAGAAGGACGATGCGACTTGGGCGCAGATGCTCGGCCTTCCCGAAGGCACGACCCGTGGCGTGGATACGCTCGACGTGTGGATCGACTCCGGCTGCAGCCATGTGGCCGTGCTGGATCGTCATCCCGAACTCGGCGCGCCTGCGGATCTCTATCTTGAAGCGACGGACCAGCATCGCGGCTGGTTCCAGAGCTCCCTCATGGTCAGCGTCGTCGCACGTGGCACCGCTCCGTACAAGAGTGTGATCACGCACGGCTTCGTGGTGGACACCAGCGGCGCGAAGATCTCCAAGTCGGATCAGGGCACGAACAAGAACGCGAAGCCCATGACCGCGTCCCACTACTACAACAAGTACGGCGCCGACCTCGTGCGTCTGTGGGCTGCGTCGGTGGACTACCAGAATGAGGTACCGTTCTCCGAGCAACTCTTCGAACAGTCCACGCAGAACTACCGCAGCATCCGCAACACCCTGCGGGTGCTTCTTGGCAACCTGAATGGCTTCGATGCGAAGAAGGATGCCGTGGGCAAGGAGCAGTTCACGCTGTTGGATCGCTGGATCCTCGAGCGCTTGCATCGCGTGACCAAGGAATGCCGCGACGCCTATGACGCGTTTGAGTTCCGCAAGGTCTTCAATGCGCTGAACCAGTTCTGCACCGTCGACCTGAGCTCGCTCTACATCGACATCACGAAGGACCGCCTCTACTGCGACCGACTGGACAGCCCACGCCGTCGTGCCACGCAGACCGCGATGCATCGCATCACGGAAAGCCTGTGCCTGCTGCTCGCGCCCATCCTCGCCTTCACGGCGGATGAAACGTGGGGCTACCTCGGCAAGACGGAGAGCGTACACGTGGAAGAGTTCCCGCAGCCCGACCCCGACTTTGCCGGTGAAGAAGCCAGCGCCGCCGTGGAAGATCTGCTCAAAGTCCGCGCCGTCATCCAGCAGTCCATCGAGAAGGCCCGCCAGGAGAAGCGCATCGGCGCCAACCTGGAAGCCGTGGTGAACGTCACGCTGCCGGAAGAAGGCTTCTCCAACGAGGTCTTCAAGGACAGCGGAGCCCTGGAGGAGTTCTTCATCCTCTCCGTGCTGAAGCTCACCCGTGAGCCGAAGGCCGAGCTCTTCGCCGAAGTGCTGAACTCGCCGCACCAAAAGTGCGCGCGCTGCTGGAAGTACCTGCCAAGCGTAGGTACGCAGTCGCACGCGGATCTGTGTGACCGGTGCGAGGGCGCGGTGAGCTAG
- a CDS encoding DUF1080 domain-containing protein, with amino-acid sequence MKRALFILAATVTALPTLTMSLQADGGFYGDPPDATHPWAIHDMNRPQPARVEPGTFSSQEVPGKPPADAIVLFDGSESAIVNWVSDKNPSEATKWEVKDGSLQCVPGSGYVRSKLEFGDCQLHVEWSAPSKVEGNSQGRGNSGVFLMGQVEVQVLDNYENPTYADGFAGSVYGVNPPMANPLRKPGEWQAYDIVFRRPVYKGDQLVDPGYLTVFVNGVLVQDHTPLQGGGGHKARTKDRAFPEKGPLKLQDHGNPVRYRNIWYRPLPKRAIEGGDTSVMSEEATAAKRAEIAKGVREKAAKLEGKEKMLGLMESLCYQQDAAALDESTKLASGYVASIKAVPADKIESKKGEVLQVHNALQYMKKFKLLPDNFAATSDIAAIVKEHEWDKKK; translated from the coding sequence ATGAAACGCGCACTCTTCATCCTGGCCGCGACCGTCACGGCGCTGCCTACACTGACCATGTCCCTCCAAGCCGATGGTGGATTCTACGGTGACCCTCCGGATGCCACGCATCCCTGGGCCATCCATGACATGAATCGTCCCCAGCCGGCCCGCGTGGAGCCGGGCACTTTCAGCTCACAGGAAGTCCCGGGCAAGCCGCCAGCGGACGCCATTGTGCTCTTTGACGGTTCTGAGTCCGCCATCGTGAACTGGGTCTCGGACAAGAATCCCTCCGAGGCAACGAAGTGGGAAGTGAAAGACGGCTCCCTCCAGTGCGTGCCCGGCTCCGGTTACGTGCGCAGCAAGCTCGAGTTCGGCGACTGCCAGCTCCACGTGGAATGGTCCGCCCCCAGCAAGGTGGAAGGCAACAGCCAGGGCCGCGGCAACAGTGGCGTCTTCCTCATGGGCCAGGTGGAAGTGCAGGTGCTGGACAACTATGAAAACCCCACCTACGCGGACGGCTTCGCCGGCTCCGTGTACGGCGTGAATCCGCCCATGGCCAACCCGCTGCGCAAACCGGGTGAGTGGCAGGCGTATGACATCGTCTTCCGTCGTCCCGTGTACAAGGGTGACCAACTCGTGGATCCCGGCTACCTGACCGTGTTCGTGAACGGTGTGCTCGTGCAGGACCACACCCCGCTGCAGGGTGGCGGCGGTCACAAGGCGCGTACGAAGGACCGCGCCTTCCCCGAGAAGGGACCCCTCAAGCTCCAGGACCACGGCAACCCCGTGCGCTATCGCAACATCTGGTACCGCCCGCTGCCGAAGCGCGCCATCGAAGGTGGCGACACGAGCGTGATGAGCGAAGAAGCCACCGCTGCGAAGCGCGCTGAAATCGCCAAGGGCGTTCGCGAGAAAGCCGCGAAGCTTGAAGGCAAGGAGAAGATGCTCGGCCTCATGGAGTCCCTCTGCTACCAGCAGGACGCAGCAGCCTTGGATGAAAGCACCAAGCTCGCCAGTGGCTACGTCGCCAGCATCAAGGCTGTGCCGGCCGACAAGATTGAGTCCAAGAAGGGTGAAGTCCTGCAGGTGCACAACGCGCTGCAGTACATGAAGAAGTTCAAGCTGCTGCCGGACAACTTCGCCGCGACCTCTGACATCGCCGCCATCGTGAAAGAGCACGAGTGGGATAAGAAGAAGTAA
- a CDS encoding YlbF family regulator has product MTAIATSAIEEQLQNLCEAIAADEEVKVARANAETFLADEEAVNLYREVATTSHDLERRHRAGEIISDEEVGVYEDLQEKADSHPGIQSFQEAQQVLQRIANMVNKHVSKTLEKGRVPTAEEMSSSGGCGSGCGCH; this is encoded by the coding sequence ATGACCGCCATCGCCACCTCTGCCATTGAAGAACAACTGCAAAACCTCTGCGAAGCCATCGCCGCTGATGAGGAAGTAAAGGTCGCCCGCGCCAATGCGGAAACGTTCCTCGCTGACGAGGAAGCGGTGAATCTATACCGCGAAGTCGCCACCACCTCGCATGACCTTGAGCGCCGCCATCGTGCCGGCGAAATCATCTCGGACGAAGAAGTCGGCGTTTATGAGGACCTTCAGGAGAAGGCCGACAGCCATCCCGGCATCCAGAGCTTCCAGGAGGCCCAGCAGGTGCTCCAGCGCATCGCGAACATGGTGAACAAGCATGTCTCCAAGACGCTTGAAAAGGGCCGCGTGCCCACCGCCGAGGAAATGTCCAGCAGCGGTGGCTGCGGCTCCGGCTGCGGCTGCCATTGA
- a CDS encoding class I SAM-dependent methyltransferase: MSTSAFYDSLTPYYHLIYPDWEVSMGRQGRALDSIIRSEGGPHLRTVLDAASGIGTQSLALATLGYDLTVSDISPAAIERARREARERGLSLQASVADMRHVYDHHHRTFDVVISCDNSVPHLLSDAEILAALRQFYACTSHGGICLVSARDYAALDLTGPPQFQPYGIREAAGSRYVLFQVWESSPPLYDTTFYVIEHPAHAEPVVRANRTTYYAISLSRLAQLMEEAGFTDVRRIDDVFFQPLLVGRRLS; encoded by the coding sequence ATGTCCACGTCCGCCTTTTACGATTCATTGACTCCTTACTACCACCTCATCTACCCGGATTGGGAGGTGAGCATGGGGCGGCAGGGCAGGGCTTTGGATTCCATCATCCGTTCCGAGGGCGGGCCGCATCTCCGGACCGTTCTGGACGCGGCTTCCGGCATCGGCACTCAAAGCCTTGCGCTGGCGACCCTTGGGTATGATCTCACCGTTTCGGATATTTCTCCTGCAGCCATTGAGCGCGCCCGGCGGGAGGCCCGGGAGCGCGGTCTCTCCCTCCAAGCCAGTGTAGCAGACATGCGACACGTATACGATCACCACCATCGCACCTTTGATGTGGTGATCTCCTGCGACAACTCCGTGCCCCATCTTCTCTCCGATGCGGAAATCTTGGCCGCTCTAAGGCAATTTTACGCCTGTACGAGTCACGGTGGCATCTGCCTCGTGTCCGCGAGGGATTATGCAGCCCTGGATCTTACTGGGCCACCGCAATTTCAGCCTTACGGGATACGCGAAGCGGCGGGTTCACGGTACGTCCTGTTCCAAGTCTGGGAGTCCTCGCCTCCGCTGTACGATACCACCTTTTACGTGATCGAGCATCCCGCGCACGCAGAGCCGGTCGTGCGTGCCAATCGGACTACGTACTATGCCATATCCCTTTCACGCCTGGCTCAACTCATGGAAGAAGCCGGGTTTACTGATGTGCGGCGCATCGACGATGTGTTTTTCCAGCCGTTGCTCGTGGGGCGCAGGCTCTCCTGA
- a CDS encoding Trx7/PDZ domain-containing (seleno)protein, whose translation MLFSLLPMLPAETVKDREGAVRKDKATMENDARWIYNDVQRGFDEAKRTGKPLLVVLRCIPCMACMGLDASVLTEAELQPVLDKFVCVRVINANDLDLTKFQFDYDLSFSTMFFNGDGTIYGRYGSWTHQKDSQDASTAGYRRTLEAVLALHGGYPANKDVLQGKQAGPAKFKTPVDIPVLAGKYQRELNWDGKVVGSCVHCHQVGDAFRATYREQKQVIPAQWIYPMPAPDTLGMVMAPDEVAKVKEVLPGTAAAQAGVSAGDVIASVEGQPVVSIADVAWALHNAPESGSLAIAVKKGGAGEAATLKLALAPNWRTKSDISRRVATWPMRGMAFGGMVLEDLPDEERTARGLTKEQMALRAKGVGQYGKHAAAKNAGFQKEDVIVNFAGVEKRMTEGEIIGHLLTNHFPGETVPVTVLRGSEKKEFKLPMQ comes from the coding sequence ATGCTTTTTTCCCTTCTTCCCATGCTTCCCGCGGAGACTGTCAAAGACCGCGAGGGTGCGGTCCGCAAGGACAAGGCGACGATGGAAAATGATGCGCGGTGGATCTACAACGATGTGCAGCGCGGCTTCGACGAAGCAAAACGCACGGGCAAGCCGCTGCTGGTGGTCCTGCGTTGCATTCCCTGTATGGCGTGCATGGGACTGGATGCCAGCGTGCTCACAGAAGCGGAGTTGCAGCCCGTGTTGGACAAGTTTGTCTGCGTGCGCGTGATCAACGCGAACGATCTCGATCTCACGAAATTCCAGTTCGACTACGACCTGTCTTTCTCCACGATGTTCTTCAATGGGGATGGGACCATCTACGGCCGCTACGGTTCGTGGACGCACCAGAAGGACTCCCAAGATGCCAGCACGGCAGGGTATCGCCGCACGCTGGAGGCGGTGCTTGCTCTGCATGGTGGCTATCCTGCGAACAAGGATGTCCTTCAAGGCAAGCAGGCCGGTCCGGCGAAGTTCAAGACCCCGGTGGACATCCCCGTGCTCGCAGGGAAGTACCAGCGTGAACTCAATTGGGATGGCAAGGTCGTGGGGAGCTGTGTGCACTGCCACCAGGTGGGAGATGCCTTTCGCGCGACTTATCGCGAGCAGAAGCAGGTCATTCCTGCCCAGTGGATCTATCCCATGCCTGCTCCCGATACCTTGGGCATGGTGATGGCTCCGGATGAGGTGGCCAAGGTGAAGGAAGTGCTGCCTGGTACGGCGGCAGCCCAGGCGGGCGTGAGTGCGGGGGATGTGATTGCGAGTGTCGAAGGTCAGCCGGTCGTGTCCATCGCCGATGTGGCGTGGGCACTGCACAATGCGCCCGAATCCGGATCTCTGGCGATTGCCGTGAAGAAAGGCGGGGCAGGGGAGGCGGCCACGCTCAAGCTGGCTCTCGCTCCGAACTGGCGCACCAAGTCAGACATCTCCCGCCGCGTGGCCACCTGGCCCATGCGTGGCATGGCGTTTGGCGGCATGGTGCTGGAAGACCTGCCTGATGAGGAACGCACCGCTCGCGGACTCACCAAGGAGCAAATGGCCCTCCGCGCCAAAGGGGTGGGCCAGTATGGCAAGCATGCCGCCGCGAAGAACGCCGGCTTCCAAAAGGAAGATGTGATCGTGAACTTCGCCGGCGTGGAAAAGCGCATGACCGAAGGCGAGATCATCGGCCACCTGCTCACGAATCATTTCCCCGGCGAAACCGTGCCCGTCACCGTGCTACGCGGCAGCGAGAAGAAGGAATTCAAGCTGCCGATGCAGTAG
- a CDS encoding DnaJ family domain-containing protein produces MARLRLSRIAIPVHFLALTFTQQHRFRIMSALASVAEARILESLEAGEDMTLAGKGQPLDLDGYFAAPSSLRAGFGMLKSAGVVPPEVEAMRGVNWLRERLAKVTSVAEREGLQKELMMRETELAMAMERMKRSLKADAVG; encoded by the coding sequence TTGGCGCGCCTCCGCCTCTCGCGGATCGCAATTCCTGTCCATTTCCTTGCGCTCACCTTCACTCAGCAGCACCGTTTTCGGATCATGTCCGCCCTGGCTTCAGTTGCAGAAGCACGCATCCTGGAATCCCTGGAGGCGGGCGAGGACATGACGCTTGCCGGAAAAGGCCAGCCGCTGGATCTGGACGGCTATTTCGCCGCGCCCTCTTCGCTGCGCGCAGGATTTGGCATGCTGAAGAGCGCTGGCGTGGTGCCGCCCGAAGTGGAAGCCATGCGCGGGGTGAACTGGCTGCGTGAGCGCCTTGCGAAGGTGACGAGCGTCGCGGAACGGGAAGGTCTGCAGAAGGAATTAATGATGCGCGAAACGGAACTGGCCATGGCCATGGAACGCATGAAACGCAGTCTCAAAGCGGACGCGGTTGGGTAA
- a CDS encoding serine/threonine-protein kinase, producing MASARYKILEELGAGGAGAVYKAYDTQLDRYVAIKRLLSKEEAETADAQSGNIKKEAASLATLQHPNVVSVFDLGSDEQGFFMVMELVEGDTLGDWITAATMSLPDFNELATQVLEALVSAHSQSVLHRDLKPENIKIRRLPSGRLQVKVLDFGLARMSYGAKKMTEDQSGNIQGSIYYMSPEQLLRKPLDGRTDLYALGCVLYQTLSGQRPFESDTVRGVMDAHLQHLVYPLVQIAPNIPQPVCDWVMWLFNADPAHRPANAQQALNSLRGLAVAGWLSESAESGHVAMAVPDEPYHPPVAVPRISTGHVPTRPPTGSVSQRITGTVPPRKPTGGVPARRPTSSVPTPTSSVHRAPARVEEETEGGLNKKMMLIYAVGGGLLLAVALFFMLRGGKSEPGKPGSPTTASTPGTPASMEPPTRAANFLQPGILLHFRAGEKMDAYTDLGKPAVAAKPGDKVLAWHDMANTGGDGTLMAINRLQQNCPTYVQEVSSALKFKAAMLRFTGTNAMIHSMSKDNPSIRDYPLGGTQKDPGLTIVMMVRPNITNKEVRCLRIRNSEDKGHLSVRAYPNNEWKLGMKIGNTVKEQKVTGRNVKQFNLIGVSWNANTAKMLLSIRSEDGGKGRAEGDAPKEKAEIFNEIRIADYDQTTPVGAEDLFNGDVLELMVWPYAMGWEDRSGQEFRIVQEYFVKPGQRY from the coding sequence ATGGCATCAGCACGATACAAAATCTTGGAGGAGCTGGGCGCAGGAGGGGCTGGCGCCGTGTACAAAGCCTACGACACCCAGCTCGACAGATATGTGGCCATCAAGCGGCTGCTCAGCAAAGAAGAGGCTGAAACCGCGGACGCGCAGTCCGGGAACATCAAGAAAGAGGCAGCCTCGCTCGCCACGCTCCAGCACCCTAATGTGGTGTCTGTCTTCGATCTCGGAAGCGATGAGCAGGGCTTCTTCATGGTGATGGAACTGGTGGAAGGCGACACCCTCGGCGACTGGATCACCGCCGCGACCATGAGCCTGCCGGATTTCAATGAACTGGCGACCCAAGTGCTGGAGGCCCTCGTCTCCGCCCACAGCCAGAGCGTGCTCCACCGCGACCTGAAACCGGAGAACATCAAGATCCGCCGCCTGCCCAGCGGACGCCTCCAGGTGAAGGTGCTGGACTTCGGTCTCGCCCGCATGTCCTACGGCGCAAAGAAGATGACCGAGGACCAGAGCGGGAACATCCAGGGCTCCATCTACTACATGTCGCCGGAGCAGCTCCTGCGGAAGCCGCTGGACGGCCGCACGGACCTCTACGCACTGGGATGTGTCTTGTACCAGACCTTGAGCGGACAACGCCCATTCGAGTCGGATACGGTCCGCGGAGTCATGGATGCGCACCTGCAGCACCTCGTTTATCCGTTGGTGCAGATAGCGCCGAATATTCCCCAGCCCGTGTGTGACTGGGTGATGTGGCTTTTCAATGCGGATCCCGCCCATCGCCCCGCCAACGCCCAGCAGGCGCTTAATTCCCTGCGAGGGCTGGCAGTGGCCGGCTGGCTTTCTGAGAGTGCCGAGTCCGGCCATGTCGCCATGGCCGTGCCGGATGAGCCCTACCACCCTCCCGTGGCGGTGCCTCGCATTTCCACCGGCCATGTGCCGACACGTCCCCCCACGGGTTCAGTGTCCCAGCGCATCACCGGCACAGTGCCACCACGGAAGCCCACTGGTGGCGTGCCTGCCCGGCGCCCCACGAGTTCCGTTCCCACACCGACCAGTTCCGTCCACCGCGCCCCCGCCAGAGTGGAGGAGGAGACGGAAGGTGGATTGAACAAGAAGATGATGCTGATCTATGCAGTGGGCGGTGGCCTGCTGCTGGCGGTCGCCTTGTTCTTCATGCTGCGTGGCGGCAAGTCTGAGCCCGGCAAGCCCGGCAGCCCGACAACCGCCAGCACTCCCGGGACTCCCGCGAGCATGGAACCACCCACGCGTGCAGCGAATTTCCTCCAGCCCGGCATCTTGCTTCACTTCCGAGCAGGAGAAAAAATGGACGCCTACACCGACCTCGGCAAACCTGCGGTCGCGGCCAAGCCCGGTGACAAGGTGCTGGCCTGGCATGACATGGCCAATACAGGCGGCGACGGCACCCTCATGGCCATCAATCGCCTTCAGCAGAACTGTCCGACCTACGTGCAGGAAGTGTCTTCAGCACTGAAGTTCAAGGCGGCCATGCTTCGCTTCACCGGCACGAATGCCATGATCCACTCCATGAGCAAGGATAACCCCAGTATCAGGGACTATCCGCTCGGTGGCACCCAAAAGGATCCGGGACTCACCATCGTGATGATGGTGCGTCCAAACATCACCAACAAGGAGGTCCGTTGCCTGCGCATTCGCAACTCGGAAGACAAGGGACATCTGAGCGTGCGCGCCTATCCCAACAATGAATGGAAGCTGGGCATGAAGATCGGCAACACCGTCAAGGAGCAGAAGGTCACGGGACGAAATGTAAAGCAGTTCAACCTGATCGGCGTCTCCTGGAACGCGAACACCGCCAAGATGCTGCTCTCCATCCGCTCGGAAGACGGCGGAAAGGGACGCGCCGAAGGGGATGCACCGAAGGAAAAAGCGGAAATCTTCAACGAAATCCGCATCGCCGATTACGATCAGACGACGCCTGTCGGTGCCGAGGATCTCTTCAACGGAGATGTCCTGGAACTGATGGTGTGGCCCTACGCCATGGGCTGGGAGGATCGCAGCGGCCAGGAGTTCCGCATCGTACAGGAGTACTTTGTGAAACCGGGACAGAGGTACTGA